The following proteins are encoded in a genomic region of Helicobacter macacae MIT 99-5501:
- a CDS encoding nucleotidyl transferase AbiEii/AbiGii toxin family protein, which translates to MQEKDEKYIALYKTQDKILEIVARENLGLYLTGGTALQRFHFDTYRYSDDLDFFLLNNGDSNANAKEFGTFAQSLKNNAIDFKITTQSPYFMQVIINENNLKVDLVNDVVFHEDDFVKLDNGLIIDSIQNIFANKLETSISRNEARDLFDIYTMLKYTSVSVCKGFELLGKKTNIIPNDVINNIKQIELTKMATFKNVTFKNDSIRDDFVANFKDLINKRLTL; encoded by the coding sequence ATGCAGGAAAAAGACGAGAAATATATCGCGTTGTATAAAACCCAAGATAAGATTTTAGAGATTGTCGCAAGAGAAAATCTAGGGCTTTATCTCACAGGTGGGACAGCATTGCAACGATTTCACTTTGATACTTATAGATATAGTGATGATTTGGATTTCTTTTTGCTAAATAATGGTGATAGCAACGCTAATGCAAAAGAATTTGGCACATTTGCACAATCACTAAAAAACAATGCCATAGATTTTAAAATCACTACACAATCGCCCTACTTTATGCAAGTCATCATAAATGAAAACAATCTTAAAGTGGATTTGGTAAATGATGTCGTATTCCACGAAGATGACTTCGTAAAGCTAGATAATGGCTTGATAATTGATAGCATTCAAAATATATTTGCCAATAAATTAGAGACTTCCATATCGCGCAATGAAGCTAGAGATTTATTTGATATTTATACTATGCTAAAATACACAAGCGTAAGCGTTTGTAAAGGATTTGAATTGCTTGGCAAAAAAACTAATATTATTCCAAACGATGTGATTAACAATATCAAACAAATAGAGCTAACCAAAATGGCGACTTTCAAAAATGTAACATTCAAAAACGATTCAATCCGTGATGATTTTGTGGCAAACTTCAAAGATTTGATAAATAAAAGGCTAACACTATAA
- the uvrB gene encoding excinuclease ABC subunit UvrB, which produces MQTKQSKKNTTKNADLGKKSLDLRTSPTNSNDKPQPAQNFTLESSYSPAGDQPQAIDKITRSFKSGARYATLLGVTGSGKTFTMANIIATLNMPTLIMTHNKTLAAQLYSEFKGFFPRNRVEYFISHFDYYQPEAYIPRRDLFIEKDSSINDDLERLRLSATTSLLAYDDVIVVASVSANYGLGNPAEYLTMIEKIQVGESRNQKEFLIKLVDMGYTRNDTAFERGEFRVSGEVVDIFPAYNESEFIRIEFFGDEVEQIAVYEALEHTKLKSLDSFVLYAANQFIVGANRLSEAIDGIEKELDLRLSEFKAQGKEVEYQRLKGRTEFDLEMIRESGICKGIENYARHLTGKKAGETPYCLLDYFEQKRKPYLVIVDESHASLPQFGGMYAGDRSRKEVLVEYGFRLPSALDNRPLMFEEFIAKAPHFLFVSATPAKLEIELSTEHIAEQIIRPTGLLDPLYEVRDSGNQVLDLLDEIKARVEKKQRVLITTLTKKMAEELTKYYTELGIKTRYMHSDIDAIERNHLIRSLRLGEFDVLVGINLLREGLDLPEVSLIAILDADKEGFLRSETSLIQTMGRAARNIEGKVILYSAKDKNGELTITGSMKRAFEITDYRRAKQETFNKAHNIVPKSVSRNVEQELKIESSGLSQLYESGRKKGAKIPKSERESIIKELKKQMLAAAKNLEFEEAARVRDEIARIKAM; this is translated from the coding sequence ATGCAAACTAAACAAAGCAAAAAAAACACCACAAAAAACGCTGACTTAGGCAAGAAGTCGCTAGATTTACGCACTTCACCCACCAACTCAAACGATAAGCCACAACCCGCGCAAAATTTTACGCTAGAATCTTCCTACTCCCCCGCAGGAGACCAGCCACAAGCCATAGATAAAATCACGCGTAGCTTCAAAAGTGGCGCGAGATACGCCACACTGCTAGGCGTAACGGGCAGTGGCAAAACTTTCACTATGGCAAATATCATCGCTACGCTAAATATGCCAACACTCATAATGACGCACAACAAAACCCTTGCAGCACAGCTTTATAGCGAGTTTAAGGGCTTTTTCCCGCGCAACCGCGTGGAGTATTTCATAAGCCACTTTGATTACTATCAGCCCGAAGCCTACATTCCGCGCAGGGATTTGTTTATTGAAAAGGATTCAAGCATAAATGATGACTTGGAGCGACTGCGCCTAAGCGCGACTACTTCGCTTCTAGCTTATGATGATGTCATCGTGGTGGCAAGTGTAAGCGCAAACTACGGGCTAGGCAATCCTGCTGAATATCTCACAATGATTGAAAAAATACAAGTGGGCGAGTCGCGCAATCAAAAGGAGTTTTTAATCAAACTTGTGGATATGGGCTATACGCGCAATGACACGGCGTTTGAGCGGGGGGAATTTCGCGTAAGCGGGGAGGTGGTGGATATTTTCCCTGCGTATAATGAGAGTGAGTTTATCCGCATAGAGTTTTTTGGCGATGAGGTGGAGCAAATCGCGGTATATGAGGCACTCGAGCACACCAAGCTAAAAAGCCTTGATTCTTTTGTGCTGTATGCAGCAAATCAATTTATCGTGGGGGCAAATCGCTTGAGTGAGGCAATCGATGGCATTGAAAAAGAGCTAGATTTGCGTTTGTCAGAATTTAAAGCACAAGGCAAAGAGGTGGAGTATCAGCGACTAAAGGGTAGAACGGAGTTTGACTTAGAAATGATACGCGAATCGGGGATTTGTAAGGGGATTGAGAACTACGCGCGACACTTGACAGGCAAGAAGGCGGGGGAGACGCCTTATTGTTTGCTTGATTATTTTGAGCAAAAGAGAAAGCCCTACCTTGTCATAGTCGATGAGTCCCACGCGAGCCTGCCACAATTTGGAGGAATGTATGCGGGGGATAGAAGTCGCAAGGAAGTGCTTGTGGAGTATGGATTTCGCCTCCCTAGTGCGCTAGATAATCGCCCGCTAATGTTTGAGGAATTTATCGCTAAAGCCCCGCATTTTCTTTTCGTTTCTGCGACACCTGCCAAGCTAGAGATAGAGCTTAGCACGGAGCATATCGCCGAGCAGATTATCCGCCCCACAGGGCTACTTGACCCGCTTTATGAAGTGCGCGATAGTGGCAACCAAGTGCTTGATTTGCTCGATGAAATCAAAGCGCGTGTAGAGAAAAAGCAGCGCGTGCTTATCACCACGCTTACCAAAAAAATGGCAGAGGAGCTTACCAAATACTACACCGAGCTAGGCATAAAGACGCGCTATATGCACAGCGACATAGATGCTATCGAGCGTAATCATTTGATTCGCTCACTGCGACTTGGGGAGTTTGATGTGCTAGTGGGGATAAATCTTTTGCGCGAGGGGCTAGACTTGCCCGAAGTGAGCTTGATAGCGATTTTGGACGCGGATAAAGAGGGCTTTTTGCGTAGTGAAACAAGCCTAATCCAAACTATGGGGCGTGCCGCACGCAATATCGAGGGCAAAGTAATACTCTACTCTGCCAAAGATAAAAACGGCGAGCTTACTATCACGGGCTCGATGAAGCGGGCGTTTGAAATCACGGACTATCGCAGGGCAAAGCAAGAGACGTTTAATAAGGCGCACAATATCGTGCCAAAAAGCGTCTCGCGCAATGTCGAGCAAGAGCTAAAAATCGAGTCAAGCGGGCTATCACAGCTCTATGAAAGCGGGCGCAAAAAGGGCGCAAAAATCCCAAAAAGCGAGCGAGAATCCATAATAAAAGAGCTAAAAAAGCAAATGCTTGCAGCGGCAAAAAATCTAGAATTTGAAGAAGCAGCAAGAGTGCGCGATGAAATCGCCAGAATAAAGGCTATGTAA
- a CDS encoding Rrf2 family transcriptional regulator, with translation MQIPSRFSIAIHICMCLEFFDAHSESNAKKPPSKKRHCKPMTGEALAESVGAHSVIIRNILAQLKSANLIETRRGGSGARLAKSPSKISLLDIFNAVQSTKSSQAQASAINSSAKTATKSSKAKKSQASQNQLFRFHTNPNELCPLGKHIHGILDIRFLQAQSVLESYLSTVLLSELISELDDKID, from the coding sequence ATGCAAATCCCATCGCGCTTTAGTATCGCTATCCATATCTGTATGTGTTTGGAGTTTTTTGATGCGCATTCAGAGTCAAATGCCAAAAAGCCACCAAGCAAAAAAAGGCATTGCAAACCTATGACAGGCGAGGCTCTGGCAGAATCTGTGGGCGCACATAGCGTGATAATCCGCAATATCCTAGCCCAGCTAAAAAGCGCGAATCTCATAGAAACTAGGCGCGGAGGCAGTGGAGCAAGGCTTGCCAAAAGCCCTAGCAAGATAAGCCTACTAGATATTTTTAACGCCGTGCAATCCACAAAATCTAGCCAAGCCCAAGCAAGTGCGATAAATAGCAGTGCCAAAACGGCCACAAAATCTAGCAAGGCTAAAAAATCTCAAGCAAGCCAAAATCAGCTCTTTAGATTTCATACCAATCCAAACGAACTATGCCCGCTTGGCAAGCATATTCACGGGATTTTGGATATACGATTTTTACAAGCGCAATCCGTGCTAGAGTCCTACCTCTCAACCGTGCTTCTAAGCGAGCTCATAAGCGAACTCGATGACAAGATAGACTAA
- a CDS encoding MFS transporter: MSNTTQPQNPQSPQNQQNKQSPQANHTKQNLILLTILLAVFVVPSSISGTAIALEFVAQSFSDITHSTHAIAQSTLIPTRDTSQSQATFSALLQWVVNNFNLCFATFTLIWGAFADRFGARKCLILGVFLYLIGSALSVLSLNLLLLDIARGIAGLGGASVFACGASILVKTFDEKHRAKAFALFGTTAGLGITLSPTISGLLIELFSGVSIAFFDISFDISWRSIFTFHFIVLFVVLLLSPVLPKDKKATQDEQAIKPAFDALGAILFIGFLFSFMLFITRISEISSPTTLWILAFSVIIGIIFGAQQRYLHAQGKFPLLDFSVLSNARFVGYMLVCVIAGFSFVVLLTYFPSFLQRTFDLSAAHSGLFMLFLTAPMLFCPIIAGKILASSKSANTPKLLSLAMSLMMSLGLFVLIVVLRYASGVALFVALACVLLVIGVGMGLHAGAIDNLALSSVESAKSGFAAGVLNGFRLGSEAVGVAIYGALMALFLSQAQSSLDFASQNLINAFSYTLWILGVFCVVLSLLVWKFLRYNAPKN, from the coding sequence ATGAGTAACACAACCCAACCACAAAATCCACAAAGCCCGCAAAATCAGCAAAATAAGCAGTCCCCGCAAGCCAATCACACAAAGCAAAATCTTATCTTGCTTACCATTTTGCTTGCCGTGTTTGTCGTGCCTAGCTCGATTTCTGGCACAGCCATTGCGCTAGAGTTTGTCGCGCAAAGTTTTAGCGACATTACGCATTCTACCCACGCTATCGCCCAAAGCACACTTATCCCCACACGCGATACCTCCCAAAGTCAAGCCACCTTTAGCGCACTTTTGCAGTGGGTAGTCAATAACTTCAATCTCTGCTTTGCGACTTTCACGCTTATTTGGGGTGCTTTTGCCGATAGATTTGGTGCGAGGAAATGCCTTATTTTAGGCGTTTTTCTCTACCTCATAGGCTCTGCTCTCTCTGTGCTTAGCTTAAACTTGCTCCTCCTTGATATTGCGCGTGGGATTGCAGGGCTTGGTGGGGCGAGCGTGTTTGCGTGCGGTGCGTCTATCTTAGTCAAAACCTTTGATGAAAAGCACCGAGCCAAAGCATTCGCGCTTTTTGGCACTACCGCAGGGCTTGGTATCACGCTTAGCCCCACTATTTCAGGGCTTTTGATTGAGCTTTTTAGTGGCGTTTCTATCGCTTTTTTTGATATTTCGTTTGATATTTCTTGGCGCAGTATTTTTACCTTTCACTTTATCGTGCTTTTTGTGGTGCTACTTCTAAGCCCCGTGCTACCCAAAGATAAAAAAGCCACGCAAGATGAGCAAGCGATAAAGCCTGCGTTTGACGCACTTGGTGCGATTTTGTTTATAGGCTTTTTGTTTAGCTTTATGCTTTTTATTACGCGCATTAGCGAGATTTCAAGCCCTACTACACTATGGATTTTAGCCTTTAGCGTTATCATTGGCATTATCTTTGGAGCACAGCAGCGATATTTGCACGCGCAAGGCAAATTCCCCTTGCTAGATTTTAGCGTGCTAAGCAATGCAAGATTTGTAGGATATATGCTTGTGTGCGTGATTGCTGGGTTTAGCTTCGTAGTGCTTTTGACTTATTTCCCCTCTTTCTTGCAGCGCACATTTGATTTATCCGCTGCACATTCTGGACTTTTTATGCTTTTCCTTACCGCTCCTATGCTCTTTTGCCCCATTATCGCAGGCAAAATTCTAGCAAGCTCAAAAAGCGCGAACACGCCAAAACTCCTAAGCCTTGCAATGTCGCTAATGATGAGCTTAGGGCTATTTGTGCTCATTGTAGTTTTGCGATATGCAAGTGGAGTGGCACTTTTTGTGGCTTTGGCTTGCGTGCTTCTTGTCATAGGAGTGGGTATGGGTTTGCACGCAGGAGCGATTGACAATCTCGCACTTAGTAGCGTAGAGTCAGCCAAAAGTGGCTTTGCCGCAGGCGTGCTAAATGGATTTCGTCTAGGAAGCGAAGCAGTAGGAGTAGCCATATATGGCGCACTAATGGCGTTATTTCTCTCTCAAGCGCAATCTAGCCTAGATTTTGCTAGCCAAAATCTCATCAACGCGTTTTCTTACACACTATGGATTTTGGGCGTTTTTTGTGTGGTTTTGAGTTTGCTTGTGTGGAAGTTTTTGCGGTATAATGCACCCAAAAATTAA
- a CDS encoding UvrB/UvrC motif-containing protein, giving the protein MSLLSQLYESERKKGAKIPKSERESIIKELKKQMLAAAKNLEFEEATRVRDEIARIKAM; this is encoded by the coding sequence GTGAGCTTACTATCACAGCTCTATGAAAGCGAGCGCAAAAAGGGCGCGAAAATCCCAAAAAGCGAGCGAGAATCCATAATAAAAGAGCTAAAAAAGCAAATGCTTGCAGCGGCAAAAAATCTAGAATTTGAAGAAGCAACAAGAGTGCGCGATGAAATCGCTAGAATAAAGGCTATGTAA
- a CDS encoding type I restriction-modification system subunit M yields MKTTKDTINTIVWKACDSFRGSMDNSDYKDYILTMLFVKYLSDFHKEKLEILQKQYNGNAERIESKLKKERFCLDESCTFDYLLAHKESSNLGEIINTALEKIERDNAQNLEGIFRSIDFNNKNKLGDTKERNALLKNLLEDFSDSRLDLRPSHLEDNDCLGDAYEYLIAHFAESAGKKGGEFYTPSAVSTLLAELIEPKDGISVYDPACGSGSLLIKVAKTLSHKYGAQGKNFRLYGQEKNGQTHALCKMNMFLHEINDSKIEWGDTIRNPLHTTSPSALQTFDRVVANPPFSLDKWGEEVAQNDAFSRFKFGIPPKSKGDYAFVLQMLASLNESGTMGVILPHGVLFRGASEGKIRQNLIDSNLLHCVIGLPSNLFFGTSIPACILIFKKQRQDRSVLFIDASKDYEKGKNQNKLTPAHIAKILDAYKKRQNIAKYAHLATYEEIKANEYNLNIPRYVDSFDEEEIIDLGATKEEIARLEAELARIQKEMNGYLEELGL; encoded by the coding sequence ATGAAAACCACCAAAGACACCATAAACACGATTGTTTGGAAAGCCTGTGATAGCTTTCGTGGCTCTATGGATAATAGCGACTACAAAGACTATATCCTTACAATGCTTTTTGTAAAATACCTTAGCGACTTTCACAAAGAAAAGCTAGAAATCTTACAAAAGCAATATAATGGCAACGCCGAGCGCATAGAATCAAAGCTCAAAAAAGAGCGATTTTGTCTTGATGAGAGTTGCACATTTGATTATCTACTAGCCCACAAAGAGTCATCAAATCTAGGCGAAATCATCAACACCGCGCTAGAAAAGATAGAGCGGGATAACGCCCAAAATTTAGAGGGGATTTTCCGTAGCATAGATTTTAATAACAAAAACAAGCTAGGCGATACCAAAGAGCGCAATGCCCTGCTAAAAAATCTACTAGAAGATTTTAGCGATTCGCGCCTTGACTTGCGTCCATCACACTTGGAGGACAATGACTGCTTAGGCGATGCTTACGAATACCTTATCGCGCACTTTGCCGAGAGTGCTGGGAAAAAGGGCGGTGAGTTTTACACGCCAAGCGCGGTTTCTACCCTACTAGCCGAGCTTATAGAGCCAAAGGACGGCATAAGCGTGTATGACCCTGCTTGTGGCTCTGGCTCACTACTTATCAAAGTCGCCAAAACTTTGAGCCACAAATACGGCGCACAAGGCAAAAATTTCAGGCTCTATGGGCAGGAGAAAAATGGACAAACTCACGCCCTTTGCAAGATGAATATGTTTTTGCACGAGATAAACGACTCCAAAATCGAGTGGGGCGATACGATTCGCAATCCTTTGCATACCACTTCGCCAAGTGCATTGCAGACTTTTGATAGAGTGGTGGCAAATCCGCCTTTTAGCCTTGATAAGTGGGGTGAGGAAGTCGCGCAAAATGACGCGTTTTCTCGTTTCAAATTTGGGATTCCGCCAAAAAGCAAGGGAGATTATGCCTTTGTGTTGCAAATGCTTGCTTCGCTAAATGAGAGTGGCACTATGGGCGTAATCCTCCCGCACGGCGTGTTATTTCGCGGGGCAAGTGAGGGCAAAATCCGCCAAAACCTAATCGATAGCAATTTGCTTCATTGCGTAATCGGGCTACCTAGCAATCTATTTTTTGGCACGAGTATCCCCGCGTGTATTTTGATTTTTAAAAAGCAAAGGCAAGATAGAAGTGTGCTATTTATAGACGCGTCCAAAGACTACGAAAAAGGCAAAAATCAAAACAAACTCACCCCCGCCCACATAGCCAAAATCCTAGACGCTTACAAAAAACGCCAAAATATCGCCAAATACGCCCATCTAGCCACTTATGAGGAAATCAAAGCAAATGAGTATAATCTCAACATTCCGCGCTATGTGGATAGCTTTGATGAGGAGGAGATTATCGATTTGGGCGCGACAAAGGAAGAAATAGCACGACTTGAAGCGGAATTAGCACGAATCCAAAAGGAAATGAATGGCTACTTAGAGGAGCTAGGGCTGTGA
- a CDS encoding PDDEXK nuclease domain-containing protein, with product MKNLISQNADFKHFVEEIKSKIHSAHAFALKAVNKELIALYSDIGKIIVQRQEKFGWGKSVVESLSKELQSEIEGLSGFSPQNLWNMRQYYLTYKDNEILQTLSREISWSHNVLIFQKCKDDLQKEFYIKSTLKYAWSYRMLDNHIDNQTYEKSLLSQNNFKSTLPQNLSAKATLILKDEYTFNFLSLNDEYSERELELALIKQVREFLTQMGSEYAFMGNQYKLEADGQEFFIDLLLYHRGLKSLIAIELKIGAFKPEYAGKMNFYLSLLNDKVRLNDENPSIGIIICKDKSKTIVEYALKNTTQPIGVATYTLTKTLPKDLAKRLPTPKEIEKKLQGFFDE from the coding sequence ATGAAAAATCTCATTTCACAAAACGCCGATTTCAAGCACTTCGTAGAGGAAATCAAATCCAAAATCCACTCCGCCCACGCATTCGCACTAAAAGCGGTAAATAAAGAACTCATCGCCCTTTATAGCGACATAGGCAAAATCATTGTCCAAAGGCAAGAGAAATTTGGCTGGGGCAAAAGTGTGGTGGAAAGTCTATCAAAAGAATTGCAAAGCGAGATTGAGGGATTAAGCGGATTTAGCCCTCAAAATTTATGGAATATGCGACAATACTATCTTACTTACAAAGATAATGAAATTCTCCAGACACTGTCTAGAGAAATCTCGTGGTCGCACAATGTGCTTATTTTTCAAAAATGCAAAGATGATTTGCAAAAAGAATTCTACATAAAATCCACGCTCAAATACGCTTGGAGCTATCGTATGCTAGATAATCACATAGATAATCAAACTTACGAAAAATCCCTTTTATCACAAAATAACTTCAAATCCACACTACCACAAAATCTATCCGCCAAAGCTACTCTTATCTTAAAAGATGAATATACATTTAACTTTTTGTCCCTAAATGACGAGTATAGTGAGCGTGAGCTAGAACTCGCCCTTATAAAGCAAGTGCGTGAGTTTCTCACACAAATGGGAAGTGAATACGCCTTTATGGGCAATCAATACAAGCTAGAAGCAGATGGGCAGGAGTTTTTCATCGATTTGCTTTTATATCACAGAGGGCTAAAATCTCTAATCGCCATAGAGCTAAAAATAGGCGCATTTAAGCCAGAATACGCAGGAAAGATGAACTTTTATCTATCTTTGCTAAACGACAAAGTGCGCCTAAATGACGAAAATCCCAGCATAGGCATAATCATCTGCAAAGATAAAAGTAAAACCATAGTCGAATATGCGCTAAAAAACACTACTCAACCCATAGGCGTAGCCACCTACACACTTACAAAAACTCTGCCAAAAGATTTAGCCAAGCGACTGCCTACACCAAAAGAGATAGAAAAGAAATTGCAAGGATTTTTTGATGAATGA
- a CDS encoding restriction endonuclease subunit S, whose product MNQYSKIKFSEIAKLRYGKEHKNLKNGAIKAFGSGGVIRFVDSYIYDKESVLIPRKGSLNNIFYSDKPFWVVDTMFYTEINSQKCFPKYLYYYFTTIDFLSLNSSSAIPSLTAQIINEIQIPLPPLKEQEKIARILGVWDSALTTLANLIKAKRKYKTALMQRLLTPPRYTASCHTEGVARSIQKDDLQGNDICLDSSLSTKAQNDKEKNAENSREISSQNDKENTHNDKKKIRESSLRFAGFGDKWQEFRLGDLLKEKNIRNANNVNLVLSVTNKQGFVAQKDYFEQEVASNDTSNYKVVCRGEFAYNPARINVGSIAMLENFENGILSPMYIVFECLEKINKDFFRYWLESHNFRGILGRYLSGSVRETLSFNDMKTMKIFIPTLAEQKKIAQVLSACDKEIETLNLKFECLKAQKRGLMQQLLSGKVRVKI is encoded by the coding sequence ATGAATCAATACTCAAAAATTAAATTTAGTGAAATTGCAAAATTAAGATATGGCAAAGAGCATAAAAATCTCAAGAATGGTGCAATTAAAGCATTTGGTAGTGGTGGAGTGATAAGATTTGTAGATTCCTATATTTATGATAAAGAATCTGTTTTGATTCCAAGAAAAGGCAGTTTAAATAATATTTTTTATAGCGACAAACCTTTTTGGGTTGTTGATACTATGTTTTACACAGAAATAAACTCGCAAAAATGCTTTCCAAAATATCTTTACTATTATTTTACAACCATTGATTTTTTGTCTTTAAATTCATCTTCGGCAATTCCTAGCTTGACAGCACAAATTATCAATGAAATCCAAATCCCCCTCCCGCCATTAAAAGAGCAGGAGAAAATCGCGCGGATTTTGGGCGTGTGGGATAGTGCGCTTACCACACTTGCAAATCTCATCAAAGCAAAGCGCAAATACAAAACCGCTCTTATGCAACGCCTCCTCACCCCACCTCGTTATACCGCCTCTTGTCATACTGAGGGCGTAGCCCGAAGTATCCAAAAAGATGATTTGCAAGGCAACGATATTTGTTTGGATTCTTCGCTTTCTACGAAAGCTCAGAATGACAAAGAGAAAAATGCCGAGAATAGCAGAGAAATAAGCTCACAAAATGACAAGGAAAATACGCATAACGACAAAAAGAAGATTCGCGAATCGTCCTTGCGTTTTGCTGGATTTGGCGATAAATGGCAAGAATTTCGACTTGGGGATTTATTAAAGGAAAAAAATATAAGAAATGCAAATAATGTAAATTTGGTTCTTAGCGTTACAAATAAGCAAGGTTTTGTAGCGCAAAAAGATTATTTTGAACAAGAAGTTGCAAGTAATGATACAAGCAATTATAAAGTAGTTTGTAGGGGTGAATTTGCATATAATCCTGCTCGTATAAATGTAGGCTCTATTGCAATGCTTGAAAATTTTGAAAATGGAATTTTAAGCCCTATGTATATTGTTTTTGAATGTTTAGAAAAAATCAATAAAGATTTTTTTAGGTATTGGTTAGAAAGCCATAATTTTAGAGGAATTTTGGGTAGATATTTATCTGGTAGCGTGAGAGAAACTTTGTCATTTAACGATATGAAAACGATGAAAATTTTTATCCCCACACTTGCCGAGCAAAAGAAAATCGCACAAGTGCTAAGCGCGTGTGATAAAGAAATAGAAACTTTAAATTTAAAGTTTGAGTGCCTAAAAGCGCAAAAAAGGGGACTTATGCAGCAACTCCTAAGCGGAAAGGTAAGGGTAAAAATATGA